In one window of Pseudochaenichthys georgianus chromosome 5, fPseGeo1.2, whole genome shotgun sequence DNA:
- the LOC117447384 gene encoding odorant receptor 131-2-like encodes MSNEAFWGSIDSSEDNMNSSRRFDSYNEAFTKNFITFVLVFTIICINGAFVYTYFKSKDFQQDPRYVLYIHLVINDMIMLTLSLGLVIATYTGNPGFIPCWIMLVVLMTTNRNSPLNLAGMALERYIAVCLPLHHVQICTVQRAHLLIALIWLVSFIPAFSDIIIILITQPLSVFSKTVFCNASLVYNTPYHETLSLVVEVLMFSFVFLTVVLTYLNVLLAARGVSGVNRASMRNARNTILLHGVQLLLCLLSFIAPFINLFLVTNWPHKRTDIFFSTFVFTNVLPRLLSPLIYGLRDKKFRGNIRKQFCFKGCRTVEERMKVRPRRTSKPAIQ; translated from the exons atgtccaacgaggcgttctggggcagcatagacag CTCTGAGGACAATATGAACTCCAGCAGACGTTTCGACAGCTATAACGAAGCTTTCACAAAGAACTTCATCACCTTTGTCCTGGTATTCACCATCATCTGCATCAATGGAGCTTTTGTCTACACATACTTCAAGAGCAAGGACTTCCAGCAAGACCCCAG GTATGTGCTGTACATCCACCTGGTGATTAATGACATGATCATGCTGACACTTTCTCTGGGGCTAGTGATCGCCACCTACACCGGCAACCCAGGATTCATCCCCTGCTGGATCATGCTGGTCGTCTTAATGACCACCAACAG GAACAGCCCTCTGAATCTGGCTGGCATGGCGTTGGAGCGTTACATCGCCGTGTGTCTTCCTCTTCATCACGTCCAGATCTGCACGGTGcagagagcccacctcctcaTTGCTCTCATCTGGCTCGTGTCCTTCATCCCTGCCTTCAgtgacatcatcatcatcctcatcactCAGCCTCTGTCTGTCTTCTCAAAGACGGTCTTCTGTAACGCCTCCTTGGTCTACAACACACCGTACCACGAGACCCTCAGTCTAGTGGTGGAG GTGCTCATGTTCTCCTTCGTCTTCCTCACGGTGGTCCTCACCTATCTGAACGTGCTCCTCGCAGCTCGGGGGGTTTCAGGTGTGAATCGAGCCTCGATGAGAAATGCCCGAAACACCATCCTGCTCCATGGGGTCCAGCTGCTCCTCTGCCTGCTGTCCTTCATCGCGCCCTTCATCAACCTCTTCCTCGTCACCAATTGGCCCCACAAGAGAACAGACATCTTCTTCAGCACCTTCGTCTTCACCAACGTTCTTCCTCGTCTTCTCAGCCCTCTCATCTACGGCCTCAGAGATAAGAAGTTCCGCGGAAACATCCGGAAGCAATTCTGCTTTAAAGGATGCAGGACAGTGGAGGAGAGGATGAAAGTACGACCGAGAAGAACGTCCAAACCGGCGATACAATGA
- the LOC117447388 gene encoding odorant receptor 131-2-like codes for MTNRWEFCVGSGGRVGGTLRGSLLRPLRLEERTVSEDNMNSSRRFDSYNEAFTKNFITFVLVFTIICINGAFVYTYFKSKDFQRDPRYVLYIHLVINDMIMLTLSLGLVIATYTGNPGFIPCWIMLVVLITTNRNSPLNLAGMALERYIAVCLPLHHVQICTVQRAHLLIALIWLVSFIPAFTDIIIILITQTLSVFSKMVFCNPAFVYNTPYHVTLSLVVEVLLFSFVFLTVVLTYLNVLLAARGVSGVSRASMRNARNTILLHGVQLLLCLLSFIAPFINLFLITNWPHKTTDIFFSTFVFTNILPRLLSPLIYGLRDKKFRANIWMHFCFKGCRTVEERMKVRPRRTSKHAIH; via the exons atgacaaacagatgggaattctgcgtggggtctgggggcCGTGTTGgtgggacgttgcggggctcgctgctccgccctttgaggctcgaggagcggacagt CTCTGAGGACAATATGAACTCCAGCAGACGTTTCGACAGCTATAACGAAGCTTTCACAAAGAACTTCATCACCTTTGTCCTGGTATTCACCATCATCTGCATCAATGGAGCTTTTGTCTACACATACTTCAAGAGCAAGGACTTCCAGCGAGACCCCAG GTATGTGCTGTACATCCACCTGGTGATTAATGACATGATCATGCTGACACTTTCTCTGGGGCTAGTGATCGCCACCTACACCGGCAACCCAGGATTCATCCCCTGCTGGATCATGCTGGTCGTCTTAATCACCACCAACAG GAACAGCCCTCTGAATCTGGCTGGCATGGCGTTGGAGCGTTACATCGCCGTGTGTCTTCCTCTTCATCACGTCCAGATCTGCACGGTGCAGAGAGCCCACCTCCTTATTGCTCTCATCTGGCTCGTGTCCTTCATCCCTGCCTTCACTGACATCATTATCATCCTCATCACTCAGACTCTGTCTGTCTTCTCAAAGATGGTCTTCTGTAACCCCGCCTTCGTCTACAACACACCGTACCACGTGACCCTCAGTCTAGTGGTGGAG gTACTCCTGTTCTCCTTCGTCTTCCTCACGGTGGTCCTCACCTATCTGAACGTGCTCCTCGCAGCTCGGGGGGTTTCAGGTGTGAGTCGAGCCTCGATGAGAAACGCCCGAAACACCATCCTCCTCCATGGGGTCCAGCTGCTCCTCTGCCTGCTGTCCTTCATCGCGCCCTTCATCAACCTCTTCCTCATCACCAATTGGCCCCACAAGACAACAGACATCTTCTTCAGTACCTTCGTCTTCACCAACATTCTTCCTCGTCTTCTCAGCCCTCTCATCTACGGCCTCAGAGATAAGAAGTTCCGCGCAAACATCTGGATGCATTTCTGCTTTAAAGGATGCAGGACAGTGGAGGAGAGGATGAAAGTACGACCGAGGAGAACGTCCAAACATGCGATACACTGA